GCCTAACGACAACGCCATATCCTGGGCCTTGAACGTCCCCAAGTCAGGCTTATCAGCGTCCCCGGCGCTGACCGAGCGCTTCTCAATGTCTTTAACCGCGAACAAATTAATCGCTCCGGCTAATGTGCAGGCCCCTATCTTCTGCCCGTAGCCTAAGAATTGTGAGGCTGTATCCTTGAAATAGGCGTTATAGGAAATAGCCGCTTCCTTGCCCTCCAATTGAGCCAAGCCGGCAGGGTTGTAATGAATGGCCGTGATGTCATCAGCCAAGGCCGAGAACGCTCCGCCCAGCGCAGGAGCGCGAGCGCCAACCGGTATCCGCAGAAACTGGCCGGCCGATGTCCCGGGACCGGAGGCGAATGAAGCCGTTGCCATGACGAGAGCCAGAGCCGCGAGGCCGGAACCTTTTACCGCGCTTCTTATTTTTTTCATCGCATTCTCCATTTTCATGTCAAAGTTTTTCATGGCCATCACCCCCATGTCACTTCACCACCACAAGCTTGATCGGCTCCTTCTTGGGAGCCCCTGGGGCGTCTATCGTCGCGAAGTAGACGCCTGAGGCCACCTCCGAGCCTGATTTATTTTTGCCGTCCCAGTGGAAGTAATTATATTGGCCGGCGGTGGCGGTATCGACCAACTCGCGCACCAAATCACCAGCCACGTTATAGATCCTGACCGTGGTATTAACCGTGCCCGAACCAGTGGGAGCCACCACGATATAGGTACCCGTGATGGTGGCATTGACCCCGCCGGTGCCGGTACGGAAACTGACGGTTTTTGACTTTAAGTCAAAAGGATTGGGGTAATTATACGCATGGAATTTCCCATCCGTAGCCACTCCGCCCGCAGCGGCCACGCCCACGGCAAAAAGACCTGATCCTGCGCCATGGTTTAAGGGGTTATAAGAGAACTGCCCATTAACCACCTTGGCGCTCATGGACCCGTAGCGAGGCAAGCCCAACGTTCCGTATGTGCCGTTGGTCCCAAAGCCGAAAGCCCGGCTCGAATTAGGGTTCACCTTCACCGTGATATTGCCCGTATCCTCGTTTTTATTGGTGACGGTCAGGGTGGAATCGCAAGTCCATTTATTCGATTGTGTGTCAAAAAACAGCACGCACAGGTCGGAGGAATTGGCTCCGGCCGAGGTTTTGTCGTATTGAATGGTGACCTCAATGGGTTTGCCGGTGAATTGAATGCTGGACACGTCAATTTGATAGGCATTGCCGTTGCAATTCGTGCAGGCCTGGCCCCCGGTCAATGTGTCGGTGGATTTAGCCGTGATCGCAGCCGTGGGCACGCCGCCCGAAGATACGTCGATGGCCGAGCCGAGCGGGAAAGAGATGCCTGTATAGTCGGTTCTGGTTTCCCCGTTATCTAATACCAGCTCATTGCTGCTGACACCCTTACTGTTTTTTTCCTCTTCGCAACCGGCCAGAATATTATCCAAAGGCGCCTGAGCAATACTGGGAACAGCCGGACCAAAGGTCAAGTTCTTGATCAGCACCCGGCCCTCAAGCGTCTTAGCCACGACTCTTAAAACCCACGTGGGCGAGCCGGCGAACAGGTTCTCGCTCATGGACTGCGTGTACTTTGTATCAGTGCCGCTGACCTGAGGGAAGGTGATGGTGGTGATGCCCACCCCATCATAAGGAGCAGTGTCAAAAGTAGCCGTAATCTTAAAGAATTTATCGGGAACGGTCACGATAAAATTAAAGTAACCGCCTTCTTTTTTGACCGAAACATCGATTTCAGGTTTTAATTCCAGGTCAAAGTCAAAACGCGTGATCGCCCCATTGATCGCCACCGTGGATTTGGCAACCGCTTTTCTGTAACCGCCGCCCACGGCGAAAATCTTATAGGTATCGCCGGGATTTAAACCCTCGATTCTGTAATTGGACTGCGACGGATCGGTGATCGAGGATGTCTTGACCGCAAGAGGAATCAGAAGCTTAGTCGGATTGGCGATGTTGAATGTTTCGTTGATCGCGCAAACCTTGGCTCCCTGCATCAGCACTGAGAAAGGAAGCCTGGAGGCGAAGATGCGGCCTTCGACGCTGCCCGGAGGCAAGGTTGAGAGGGTGAAATTCTTGGTGAAGGTTGAAGCGGCTTTGGCCGCGGCTTCGGTGACTTCCACTTCATCCCTGGCCGTCGAGTAACCGCCCGCTTCAACTTTAAGTTTGTAAACGCCTGCGCCCAGACCATTAAAGCCATATCCTCCGGTTGTGGTGCTGATCGATACTTT
The DNA window shown above is from Elusimicrobiota bacterium and carries:
- a CDS encoding UPF0164 family protein; the protein is MKKIRSAVKGSGLAALALVMATASFASGPGTSAGQFLRIPVGARAPALGGAFSALADDITAIHYNPAGLAQLEGKEAAISYNAYFKDTASQFLGYGQKIGACTLAGAINLFAVKDIEKRSVSAGDADKPDLGTFKAQDMALSLG